In Amycolatopsis sulphurea, one genomic interval encodes:
- a CDS encoding type I polyketide synthase, with amino-acid sequence MPNKIAIVGVACRFPGGAADLDGLWALLSEGREVVGPPPPDRFDLAQYQDSNQMRPGKSYTFAGGYLDDVAGFDADFFGISPREAVNIDPQQRLLLELGTEALDDAGIDPRSLAGSDTGVFVGASVMDYAGQMMVPPSMIGPYSNSGLALSNTANRLSYQLDLCGPSLKVDTACASALNAVHLACEHLRHGGGRVAFAAGVNILLSPMSFIGFAKAGFLSPTGHCRPFSAHADGYVRAEGAGLLVLKRLADAVADGDRVHAVIEGSGTNSDGHTNGLVLPSGEAQEALLREVYERFALDPDDLAYVEAHGTGTPIGDPAECRAIGNALGKRRTGGPLPVGSVKANLGHLEPASGMAGLCKAMLVLRHREIPPAPHASPRSTDIDFDGLALIPVEQARPAGTGRLVGVSSFGFGGTNVHVVLAAPPAPPPSAPGGSPVPVVVSAHTEAGLTEAVSRMDARLKDCPDFPDLAYTSWLRRGRHAYRRVVLAATAEQARSRLADKVAPQRGTERGRVAFVFSGHGSTWPGMAVDLLDADPVFARTIGEIDAALEPAAGWRVADELRAAEPRLQDTRVVQPVLFAVQAGIAATLAEHGVVPEAVYGHSVGEIAAAFVAGVYDVDEAVRLVVARSRAQASTAGTGTMAAVNLAPAEAAELLARYDGRVEIAGVNSATDVTVAGPREDLRDLADRLAEREVFCRVLDVDYPFHSAAMDPLWASLPTALADLTPKPSSVEFVSTVTGRPLEGDRLDAAYWWRNVREPVRFAAATDHLVAAGYDTIIEIGPRPVLQTYLKRAAKDDAVLAILPTLTMTAPGPQALRTTIESVLAAGGAGPGEDYFPHRGRVVSLPAYPWQRERFFQGDRYSWSSVTGAPDHVLLGTRAMVSDPTWHSTVDPARLPWLTGHRALGTPIMPAVGYLEMGWAAGQLALDGPVEVHELQIVKPLPTPDDEDVLPVLQVSLSEEDGVLRVATRAADGTLWQTHARARVRRRVAPAPPPLDLAALRATFAEHGEHVDHATHYADCERLGLGYGPEFLVITQLWSHGMEILAEVDGSHLDFTGFHAHPAWTDAAPQLAVQLGRLVADLVSTEHAYLPIGIGTARLWSAPTATGAVHWRCRTVSDISATADITITDDAGTVLVELLDVRYVRITLPSRHTVQRQRVELRAAARGPAPRGKVVCAPPQVTVRVDPRHAEFRPRRVAATAAYAARAFGTILGDAGAFFTEDLFAAGVRPEFTQLLDLLMNLAAEHGHLRWCGEFQGRSRWLLRPGADPAFAALITDFPEYVPELTLFGRCGLHLAELLRGERKAWDIVVPPHGSDSFAHFLGLSPILRPYNQAVAELLRPLVDAWPADRPLRILELGARTGELTAEVLPLLPPERTQYLFTDVLPSFLAPAAARFAAYDWVEYRALDLDAPDIEPGSFDVVLAGNALHPVKDVRAALAAISDLLADHGRLLVVETHDAPWMALLFGVVPEYWSMTDRRLRPASPLLTAQQCRELLDGAGFLQTRTWSEEGPCSVTTATRPARTAPLPPPPPSTLGSRVLVVAEDETEAGPAAALITSLTELGADAVRVAPDTGPDGWFTTPATDVVFLLANAGTDPADAVAATGRRFEFARGLAVRVAQLPAGTTARLWVISRPSGVNPAPERPIAPVDAAFWGATRTVAAECGTLGLRRISREPEVPIDDLAREILDPAAEDEVVLTRSGRFVPRLGDLRPRPEADPSTPYRLVVADKGASYRLAWEAATAPEPGPGEVVVNVRATGINYRDPLIAIGMLPDWVVADGIAGTRLGLEGAGVVTAVGPDVTRVHPGDEVAGMFPGTFDSHVVVDEDLVGKIPAGIGFLVAGGALMAFVSAQYGLIHLARLARGEVVLVHGAAGGVGLAALESARVAGATTIATAGTEEKRDFLRLLGVEHVFDSRSLGFAADVLAATGGRGVDVVLNSLGGAFIGRSLEVLRFGGRFVELGKRDIFSDRNISLYPFRNNISYFAVDVDQLGRHRHELVRGDYEQLAENAIRIYRMIPHRVFPAGQITEAFRSIQHSRHIGKLIVDHGERPPVQQAAPPAPAFDPDGTYLITGGASGIGAEIARWLADRGARHLALVNRRGTDVPGAVELVAELAAHGVDASVYAADCTDESAMRAVVEAIDGAGAPLRGVVHAAMVLDDVLISDLTPERFQAVLAPKMAGALVLDRVTGGHDLDLFLMFSSATALFGNAGQAAYCAGNLFLEAFARARRARGLAGQTIAWGVLGEAGYVARNEDVARTMVRSGQALLPLRQVRQALDELVGGPDVAVVWSHDGEFLRRLFPHLRSPRLGELVGDECTERDEYDDLAETLRRASAEEAIAITADTIVSTLADVLSVDPERIDRNRPLDQLGVDSLMAAELLSKMRRRIGREIPVMRLIASTGIDDLARSLVTYFKAEESP; translated from the coding sequence GTGCCCAACAAGATCGCGATCGTCGGTGTGGCGTGCCGGTTTCCCGGTGGGGCTGCCGATCTGGACGGCCTGTGGGCGTTGCTGTCCGAGGGGCGCGAGGTCGTCGGCCCGCCCCCGCCGGACCGGTTCGATCTGGCGCAATACCAGGATTCCAACCAGATGCGGCCGGGCAAGTCCTACACCTTCGCGGGCGGCTACCTCGACGATGTCGCCGGGTTCGACGCGGACTTTTTCGGGATCAGTCCGCGCGAGGCAGTGAACATCGACCCGCAGCAGCGGCTGCTGCTGGAACTCGGGACGGAGGCGCTGGATGACGCCGGTATCGATCCGCGGTCGCTGGCGGGATCGGATACCGGGGTGTTCGTCGGGGCCTCTGTGATGGACTACGCGGGGCAGATGATGGTGCCGCCGTCGATGATCGGCCCGTACTCGAATTCCGGGCTGGCGCTGTCGAATACGGCGAACCGGTTGTCGTATCAGCTCGACCTGTGCGGGCCGAGCCTGAAGGTGGACACCGCCTGTGCGTCGGCGCTGAACGCCGTCCATCTGGCGTGCGAGCATCTGCGGCACGGCGGGGGCCGGGTCGCGTTCGCGGCGGGGGTGAACATCCTGCTCAGCCCGATGTCGTTCATCGGGTTCGCCAAGGCCGGTTTTCTGTCGCCGACCGGGCATTGCCGTCCGTTCTCGGCCCATGCCGACGGTTACGTCCGTGCCGAGGGCGCGGGTCTGCTGGTCCTCAAGCGGCTGGCCGACGCGGTCGCCGACGGCGACCGCGTGCACGCCGTGATCGAGGGCTCGGGCACCAACAGCGACGGGCACACGAACGGGCTGGTGTTGCCGAGCGGCGAAGCGCAGGAAGCCTTGCTCCGGGAGGTGTACGAGCGGTTCGCGCTCGATCCGGACGACCTCGCGTACGTCGAGGCGCACGGGACGGGGACCCCGATCGGCGATCCCGCCGAGTGCCGCGCGATCGGGAACGCGCTGGGCAAGCGCCGAACGGGTGGGCCGTTGCCGGTCGGATCGGTCAAGGCGAACCTGGGGCATCTGGAGCCCGCGTCGGGAATGGCGGGGCTGTGCAAGGCGATGCTGGTGCTGCGGCACCGGGAGATACCGCCGGCGCCGCACGCGAGTCCGCGCAGCACGGACATCGATTTCGACGGCCTGGCCTTGATCCCGGTGGAGCAGGCGCGGCCGGCCGGCACCGGCCGGCTGGTGGGGGTCAGCTCGTTCGGCTTCGGCGGGACGAACGTGCATGTGGTGCTGGCCGCTCCGCCCGCTCCGCCGCCGAGCGCGCCGGGCGGGTCGCCGGTGCCGGTCGTGGTGTCGGCGCACACCGAGGCGGGGCTGACCGAAGCGGTGTCCCGCATGGACGCGCGGCTGAAGGACTGCCCGGATTTCCCGGATCTGGCCTACACCAGCTGGCTGCGCCGGGGCCGCCACGCATACCGGCGCGTGGTCCTCGCCGCCACCGCGGAGCAGGCACGGAGCCGTCTGGCCGACAAGGTCGCGCCGCAACGCGGTACCGAGCGGGGCCGGGTGGCGTTCGTATTCTCCGGGCACGGGTCGACGTGGCCGGGCATGGCCGTCGATCTGCTCGACGCCGACCCGGTGTTCGCCAGGACCATCGGCGAGATCGACGCCGCGCTGGAGCCGGCGGCGGGGTGGCGGGTGGCCGACGAACTGCGCGCTGCCGAGCCACGACTGCAGGACACCAGGGTGGTCCAGCCGGTTCTGTTCGCGGTGCAGGCGGGCATCGCCGCGACGTTGGCCGAGCACGGCGTGGTACCGGAGGCGGTGTACGGGCACAGCGTCGGCGAGATCGCCGCCGCGTTCGTCGCGGGCGTGTACGACGTCGACGAGGCCGTGCGGCTGGTGGTCGCCCGCAGCCGGGCGCAGGCGAGCACCGCGGGCACCGGCACCATGGCCGCGGTCAACCTCGCCCCGGCCGAGGCCGCGGAGCTGCTCGCGCGCTATGACGGGCGCGTGGAGATCGCCGGCGTCAACAGCGCCACCGACGTCACGGTCGCCGGTCCTCGCGAGGACCTGCGGGACCTGGCCGATCGGCTCGCCGAGCGCGAGGTGTTCTGCCGGGTGCTGGACGTGGATTATCCGTTCCACAGCGCCGCGATGGACCCGCTGTGGGCCTCGTTGCCGACAGCGCTGGCCGACCTGACGCCCAAGCCGTCTTCGGTCGAGTTCGTCTCCACGGTCACCGGCCGGCCGCTGGAGGGTGATCGGCTGGACGCGGCGTACTGGTGGCGCAATGTCCGCGAACCGGTCCGGTTCGCCGCGGCCACCGATCACCTGGTGGCCGCCGGGTACGACACGATCATCGAGATCGGGCCACGCCCGGTGCTGCAGACTTACCTGAAGCGGGCCGCGAAGGACGACGCGGTGCTCGCGATACTGCCGACGCTGACCATGACCGCCCCCGGGCCGCAAGCGCTGCGTACGACGATCGAGTCCGTGCTGGCCGCGGGCGGGGCAGGCCCTGGCGAGGACTACTTCCCGCATCGCGGCCGGGTGGTCTCCCTGCCTGCGTACCCGTGGCAGCGCGAGCGTTTCTTCCAGGGCGACCGCTACAGCTGGAGCAGCGTGACCGGTGCGCCCGACCACGTGCTGCTCGGCACCCGTGCCATGGTCTCCGACCCGACCTGGCATTCGACCGTCGATCCCGCGCGGTTGCCCTGGCTGACCGGGCACCGGGCGCTCGGGACGCCCATCATGCCCGCGGTCGGATACCTCGAGATGGGCTGGGCCGCCGGCCAGCTCGCCCTGGACGGGCCGGTGGAGGTGCACGAACTCCAGATCGTCAAGCCGCTGCCCACGCCGGACGACGAGGACGTGCTGCCGGTGCTCCAAGTGTCACTGTCCGAAGAGGACGGTGTGCTCCGGGTGGCGACCCGCGCGGCGGACGGCACGCTGTGGCAGACGCACGCGCGGGCACGGGTGCGGCGCCGGGTGGCGCCCGCGCCGCCGCCGCTGGATCTGGCGGCGTTGCGCGCCACGTTCGCCGAGCACGGCGAACACGTCGACCACGCCACGCACTACGCCGACTGCGAACGGCTCGGCCTCGGCTACGGGCCGGAATTCCTGGTGATCACCCAGCTCTGGTCGCACGGGATGGAGATCCTGGCCGAGGTGGACGGCAGCCACCTGGATTTCACCGGCTTCCACGCGCATCCCGCCTGGACCGACGCGGCGCCGCAGCTGGCGGTCCAGCTCGGCCGGCTGGTCGCGGACCTCGTCTCGACCGAGCACGCCTATCTGCCCATCGGGATCGGCACGGCGCGGCTGTGGTCCGCGCCCACGGCGACCGGTGCCGTCCACTGGCGCTGCCGCACCGTCTCGGACATCTCGGCCACCGCCGACATCACCATCACCGACGACGCCGGCACCGTCCTCGTCGAGCTGCTCGACGTCCGCTACGTGCGGATCACCTTGCCCAGCCGGCACACCGTCCAGCGGCAGCGAGTCGAGCTACGCGCCGCCGCGCGTGGCCCCGCTCCGCGCGGGAAGGTGGTTTGCGCGCCACCACAGGTCACTGTCCGGGTCGATCCGCGCCATGCGGAGTTCAGGCCACGACGCGTGGCGGCGACGGCCGCGTACGCGGCTCGTGCGTTCGGGACCATCCTCGGCGATGCCGGTGCGTTCTTCACCGAGGACTTGTTCGCGGCCGGGGTGCGGCCGGAATTCACCCAGCTCCTCGACCTGCTGATGAACTTGGCCGCCGAGCACGGGCACCTGCGGTGGTGCGGTGAGTTCCAGGGCCGGTCCCGGTGGCTGTTGCGGCCCGGCGCCGATCCCGCGTTCGCCGCCCTGATCACCGACTTTCCCGAGTACGTCCCCGAGCTCACGTTGTTCGGGCGCTGCGGCCTGCACCTGGCCGAGCTGCTGCGTGGCGAGCGGAAGGCGTGGGACATCGTCGTTCCGCCGCACGGCAGCGACAGTTTCGCCCATTTCCTCGGCCTGTCACCGATCCTGCGCCCCTACAACCAGGCCGTGGCCGAGCTGCTCCGCCCGCTCGTGGACGCGTGGCCCGCGGACCGTCCATTGAGGATTCTGGAACTCGGTGCCCGTACCGGAGAGCTGACCGCCGAGGTGCTGCCGCTGCTGCCGCCGGAGCGCACCCAGTACCTGTTCACCGACGTTCTACCGTCCTTCCTCGCGCCCGCGGCAGCCCGGTTCGCCGCGTACGACTGGGTCGAGTACCGGGCGCTTGATCTGGACGCGCCGGACATCGAGCCCGGCAGTTTCGATGTCGTGCTCGCCGGAAACGCCCTGCACCCGGTCAAGGACGTGCGGGCAGCGCTGGCCGCGATCTCGGACCTGCTCGCCGACCACGGACGGCTGCTCGTCGTCGAGACCCACGACGCGCCGTGGATGGCGCTGCTGTTCGGCGTGGTCCCCGAGTACTGGTCGATGACCGATCGGCGGCTGCGCCCGGCATCCCCCCTGCTGACCGCGCAGCAGTGCCGGGAACTCCTGGACGGCGCCGGTTTTCTCCAGACACGGACCTGGTCGGAGGAGGGGCCGTGCTCGGTGACGACGGCCACGCGCCCGGCCAGGACGGCGCCACTGCCGCCACCGCCGCCCTCCACTCTGGGGAGCCGGGTGCTGGTCGTCGCGGAGGACGAGACCGAGGCCGGGCCGGCCGCCGCCCTGATCACCAGCCTGACGGAGCTGGGCGCCGATGCGGTCCGCGTCGCGCCGGACACCGGCCCCGACGGCTGGTTCACCACGCCCGCGACCGACGTGGTGTTCCTGCTCGCCAACGCCGGAACCGACCCGGCCGACGCCGTCGCGGCGACCGGCCGGCGGTTCGAGTTCGCCCGGGGTCTCGCGGTCCGCGTCGCCCAGCTGCCCGCCGGCACCACGGCACGGTTGTGGGTGATCAGCCGTCCCAGCGGCGTCAACCCCGCCCCGGAACGGCCGATCGCGCCGGTCGACGCGGCGTTCTGGGGTGCCACGCGCACGGTCGCCGCCGAGTGCGGCACGCTGGGACTGCGGCGGATCTCGCGGGAACCCGAGGTACCGATCGACGACCTCGCGCGGGAAATACTGGACCCCGCCGCCGAGGACGAGGTGGTGCTCACCCGATCGGGCCGGTTCGTCCCCCGCCTTGGCGATCTGCGCCCGCGTCCGGAGGCGGACCCGTCCACTCCGTATCGGCTGGTCGTGGCGGACAAGGGAGCGTCGTACCGATTGGCGTGGGAAGCCGCGACGGCACCCGAGCCCGGCCCGGGCGAGGTGGTGGTCAACGTCCGCGCGACCGGCATCAACTATCGCGATCCGCTGATCGCGATCGGGATGCTGCCGGACTGGGTCGTGGCGGACGGGATCGCCGGCACCCGGCTCGGCCTGGAAGGCGCGGGTGTGGTCACCGCCGTCGGGCCGGACGTGACCCGGGTCCACCCGGGTGACGAGGTCGCGGGCATGTTCCCCGGAACGTTCGACTCGCACGTGGTCGTCGACGAGGACCTGGTCGGAAAGATCCCGGCCGGGATCGGTTTCCTCGTCGCCGGCGGCGCGCTGATGGCGTTCGTCAGCGCCCAGTACGGCCTGATCCACCTCGCCCGGCTCGCGCGGGGCGAGGTGGTGCTGGTGCACGGCGCGGCGGGCGGCGTCGGGCTGGCGGCACTCGAGAGTGCCCGCGTCGCCGGTGCCACGACCATCGCCACGGCGGGGACCGAGGAGAAGCGCGACTTCCTGCGGCTGCTGGGGGTCGAGCACGTCTTCGACTCCCGCAGCCTCGGCTTCGCCGCCGACGTGCTCGCGGCCACCGGCGGGCGGGGCGTCGACGTCGTGCTCAACTCGCTCGGCGGCGCGTTCATCGGCCGCAGCCTGGAAGTACTGCGCTTCGGCGGCCGGTTCGTCGAGCTGGGCAAGCGCGACATCTTCAGCGACCGGAACATCTCGCTGTACCCGTTCCGGAACAACATCAGCTACTTCGCGGTGGACGTCGATCAGCTGGGCCGGCATCGGCACGAGCTGGTGCGCGGCGACTACGAGCAGCTGGCCGAGAATGCCATCCGCATCTACCGGATGATTCCGCACCGGGTGTTCCCGGCCGGCCAGATCACCGAGGCATTCCGGTCGATCCAGCATTCCCGCCACATCGGCAAGCTGATCGTCGACCACGGGGAACGGCCACCGGTGCAGCAGGCGGCACCGCCGGCCCCGGCGTTCGACCCGGACGGCACCTACCTGATCACCGGCGGCGCGAGCGGTATCGGCGCCGAGATCGCGCGCTGGCTGGCCGATCGCGGCGCGCGCCACCTCGCGCTGGTCAACCGCCGCGGTACGGACGTTCCCGGCGCCGTCGAACTCGTCGCCGAGCTGGCCGCGCACGGCGTCGACGCGTCCGTATACGCGGCCGACTGCACTGACGAATCGGCGATGCGTGCGGTGGTGGAAGCGATCGACGGCGCCGGCGCGCCGCTCCGGGGCGTCGTGCACGCGGCGATGGTGCTCGACGACGTCCTGATCTCCGACTTGACTCCCGAACGGTTCCAGGCGGTACTCGCGCCGAAGATGGCCGGCGCGCTGGTCCTCGACCGCGTCACCGGCGGCCATGACCTCGACCTGTTCCTGATGTTCTCCTCGGCCACCGCGCTGTTCGGCAACGCCGGGCAGGCCGCCTACTGCGCGGGAAACCTGTTCCTGGAAGCGTTCGCCCGCGCCCGCCGGGCACGGGGGCTGGCCGGGCAGACGATCGCGTGGGGCGTGCTCGGCGAGGCCGGATATGTCGCGCGGAACGAGGACGTCGCGCGGACGATGGTCCGCAGCGGCCAGGCGCTCCTGCCGCTGCGCCAGGTCCGGCAGGCACTGGACGAACTGGTCGGCGGCCCGGATGTCGCGGTGGTCTGGAGCCACGACGGGGAGTTCCTGCGCAGGCTCTTCCCGCACTTGCGCAGCCCGCGGCTGGGCGAACTCGTCGGCGACGAGTGCACCGAGCGCGACGAGTACGACGACCTGGCCGAGACCCTTCGCCGCGCGTCGGCCGAGGAGGCGATCGCGATCACCGCCGACACGATCGTCTCGACGCTCGCGGATGTGCTCAGCGTCGACCCGGAGCGGATCGATCGCAACCGGCCGCTGGACCAGCTCGGCGTGGATTCGCTGATGGCCGCCGAACTGCTCAGCAAGATGCGGCGCCGGATCGGGCGGGAGATCCCGGTCATGCGGCTGATCGCCAGCACCGGAATCGACGATCTGGCCCGCTCGCTGGTCACCTACTTCAAGGCTGAGGAGTCACCGTGA
- a CDS encoding aldehyde dehydrogenase family protein — translation MSTAVRHFPLYIGGERIDTGERAYGLSVRTVLDPGSADTVRLLHLLREGSEAELHANPHVLCSAALAAPEHGQDALRAAAAAVPRLREIPLEARIGCVQDLHQAFLDHREELSHILRMEGCPKRLAEAQSHVLLDLVRPESLAHARSLLRQEITTPRHTIVLQRQPDGVVCIDPPANTPGTGLVAALALLAGNALVIRVPRSCASSLSYALHEILIPVLEAHGLPAGALNVLCGDYEVLMEQWLESPLANSIYYFGSSERGLALERKCVALGKKAILELSGNDGVLVWEDADLDHATAALLESFYGSGQGCIIPKYAIAHPAIADQLFDRLRTAAAALRPGDPERSDTVLSPVLRATAFHRCLAESLAAGATKICGGTQIDLRGEPDPQGLFIEPTVVRVEGFEQAENVPAVREETFFPLLSVVVPGDGPGLLDRCIAFLNANKYGLRNSLWTEDPKVIERFSVAVANGGLLKVNDSHVSHVSCLPDFGGTGHSGGTHGELAYPFLRTSRLQAVATATSRAHPWEAAVGAPSAEV, via the coding sequence ATGTCCACCGCCGTCCGGCACTTTCCGCTCTACATCGGCGGGGAACGGATCGACACCGGGGAACGGGCCTACGGCCTGAGCGTCCGCACGGTCCTGGACCCCGGCAGCGCCGACACGGTGCGGCTGCTGCACCTGCTGCGGGAGGGCAGCGAAGCGGAACTGCACGCGAATCCCCACGTGCTGTGCTCGGCCGCGCTGGCGGCACCGGAGCACGGACAGGACGCGCTCCGCGCCGCCGCGGCGGCGGTACCGCGGCTGCGGGAGATCCCCCTGGAGGCCCGGATCGGCTGCGTCCAGGACCTGCACCAGGCCTTCCTGGACCATCGCGAGGAACTCTCGCACATCCTGCGGATGGAAGGCTGCCCGAAGCGACTGGCCGAGGCACAGTCCCACGTGCTGCTCGACCTCGTGCGGCCGGAGAGCCTGGCGCACGCGCGGTCCTTGCTGCGTCAGGAGATCACCACGCCCCGGCACACGATCGTGTTGCAGCGCCAGCCCGACGGCGTGGTCTGCATCGACCCACCGGCCAACACCCCGGGCACCGGGCTGGTCGCCGCGCTCGCCCTGCTGGCCGGGAACGCGCTGGTCATCCGCGTGCCGCGCAGCTGCGCCAGCTCGTTGAGCTACGCCCTCCACGAGATCCTCATCCCGGTGCTCGAAGCACACGGCCTCCCGGCCGGCGCGCTCAACGTGCTCTGCGGCGACTACGAGGTGCTGATGGAGCAGTGGCTGGAGAGCCCGCTGGCGAACTCCATCTACTACTTCGGCTCCAGCGAGCGCGGTCTCGCGCTCGAACGCAAGTGCGTGGCGCTGGGAAAAAAGGCGATCCTGGAACTCTCCGGCAACGACGGCGTGCTGGTGTGGGAGGACGCCGACCTCGACCACGCCACCGCGGCGCTGCTGGAGTCGTTCTACGGTTCCGGCCAGGGCTGCATCATTCCGAAGTACGCCATCGCCCACCCGGCCATCGCCGACCAGCTCTTCGATCGGCTCCGGACTGCCGCGGCGGCGTTGCGCCCCGGCGACCCCGAGCGCTCCGACACGGTCCTCAGCCCGGTCCTGCGCGCGACCGCGTTCCACCGCTGCCTGGCCGAGTCACTGGCGGCGGGCGCGACGAAGATCTGCGGCGGCACCCAGATCGATCTGCGCGGCGAACCCGATCCGCAGGGGCTGTTCATCGAACCGACGGTGGTGCGAGTCGAGGGCTTCGAGCAGGCGGAGAACGTCCCGGCGGTCCGCGAGGAGACCTTTTTCCCGCTGCTGTCGGTGGTCGTGCCCGGCGACGGCCCCGGCCTGCTCGACCGCTGCATCGCGTTCCTCAACGCCAACAAGTACGGATTGCGCAACTCGCTGTGGACCGAAGACCCGAAGGTGATCGAACGCTTTTCCGTCGCCGTGGCCAACGGCGGGCTGCTCAAGGTCAACGACTCGCACGTGAGCCATGTCAGCTGCCTGCCCGACTTCGGCGGCACCGGCCACAGCGGCGGTACCCACGGCGAACTCGCCTACCCGTTCCTGCGCACCAGCCGTCTGCAAGCGGTCGCGACCGCGACCTCCCGCGCGCACCCCTGGGAGGCCGCGGTCGGCGCGCCTTCCGCGGAGGTCTAG